One Mycolicibacterium sarraceniae genomic window carries:
- a CDS encoding NAD(P)-binding domain-containing protein, producing the protein MRAGVIGLGTMGAGIAANLIKAGHEVTVDDRSRPKVDALAAQRARPVASVGLSKCSPKAASSRDWSAISSLAACYAGASDHSA; encoded by the coding sequence TTGCGCGCAGGAGTCATCGGACTGGGCACTATGGGTGCGGGTATCGCCGCGAATCTGATCAAGGCCGGCCACGAGGTGACCGTCGACGACCGGTCCAGGCCCAAGGTGGACGCGCTGGCGGCCCAGCGCGCCCGGCCGGTGGCCAGCGTCGGCCTGTCGAAATGTTCGCCGAAGGCGGCGAGCAGCCGCGATTGGTCGGCGATCAGCAGCCTCGCAGCGTGTTACGCCGGAGCCTCAGACCACTCCGCGTAG
- a CDS encoding LCP family protein: MDPSPPPHAAVAGNRHGRHRGRPGTGRRALRIIARSAIGLASVVVVTLTGLAYSQAHGLLSGITVSQALGSDEPRSSGGAMNILLIGLDSRKDQAGSELPDELLEKLHAGDSDSGGYNTNTLILVHISADDQVVAFSIPRDDYVAVSGIKGYSHIKIKEAYGLTKFQTEQKLVDEGISDRAELERAGREAGRKATIRAVRNLTGQPIDYFAEVNLASFYHLADSLGGIDVCLNHAVHDDYSGANFPAGRQTLNAEQALAFVRQRHGLENGDLDRTHRQQAFLLSVMHQLQESGSFTDLDKFKRLMGVAREDIVLSQGWGEDQFRRMAALAGGSVEFRTLPVVRYDTINGQDVNIVDPSRIRAEIARAIGGDSAAATTSAVPQPIPPPNPHTVISIVNASDTSGLASQAAALLGKHDFSIDEVRDRESGEPIDTVITYGPGGQTDAQSVATVLGVENAPQATSALAADHVRVVLGQGYDVPQEPLAQDVAATSTSSRSWSEMTITPTPDQGAPIDGGKVPCVN, translated from the coding sequence GTGGTGGTGGTGACGCTGACCGGCCTGGCCTATTCGCAGGCGCACGGGTTGCTCAGTGGCATCACGGTGTCGCAGGCGCTGGGCTCGGACGAGCCGCGCTCCAGCGGCGGCGCGATGAACATCCTGTTGATCGGGCTCGATTCCCGCAAAGATCAGGCCGGCAGCGAACTGCCGGACGAACTCCTGGAGAAGCTGCACGCCGGGGACTCTGACTCAGGCGGCTACAACACCAACACCTTGATCCTCGTGCACATCAGCGCCGACGATCAGGTCGTCGCGTTCTCGATCCCCCGTGACGACTATGTCGCGGTCAGCGGTATCAAGGGCTACAGCCACATCAAGATCAAGGAAGCCTACGGACTGACCAAGTTTCAAACCGAGCAGAAGCTGGTCGACGAGGGCATCAGCGATCGCGCGGAACTCGAGCGCGCCGGGCGGGAGGCCGGGCGCAAGGCGACCATCCGCGCGGTCCGCAATCTGACCGGCCAGCCCATCGACTATTTCGCCGAGGTCAATCTCGCCAGCTTTTACCACCTCGCCGACAGCCTCGGCGGTATCGATGTCTGCCTCAACCACGCGGTCCACGACGACTACTCCGGGGCGAACTTTCCGGCCGGCCGCCAGACGCTGAACGCCGAACAGGCACTCGCGTTCGTGCGGCAACGGCATGGCCTGGAGAACGGCGACCTCGACCGCACCCACCGCCAACAGGCCTTCCTGCTGTCGGTCATGCATCAGCTGCAGGAGTCGGGCTCGTTCACCGACCTCGATAAGTTCAAGCGGTTGATGGGCGTCGCCCGCGAGGACATCGTGCTGTCGCAAGGCTGGGGCGAGGACCAGTTCCGCCGGATGGCCGCGCTGGCCGGCGGCAGTGTCGAGTTCCGGACGCTGCCGGTGGTGCGCTATGACACCATCAACGGCCAGGACGTCAATATCGTCGACCCGAGCAGGATCCGCGCCGAGATCGCCAGAGCAATCGGCGGCGACTCGGCAGCGGCAACCACCAGCGCTGTCCCGCAACCGATCCCACCACCCAACCCGCACACCGTGATCAGCATCGTCAACGCCAGCGATACCTCCGGCCTGGCGTCCCAGGCGGCCGCCCTGCTGGGCAAGCACGACTTCAGCATCGATGAGGTCCGTGACCGCGAGTCCGGTGAACCGATCGACACGGTGATCACCTACGGCCCCGGCGGGCAGACCGATGCGCAGTCGGTGGCCACCGTGCTCGGTGTGGAGAACGCTCCGCAGGCCACCAGCGCGCTGGCCGCCGATCACGTGCGGGTGGTGCTCGGCCAGGGATACGACGTCCCGCAGGAACCGCTGGCCCAGGATGTCGCCGCGACGTCGACGAGCAGCCGCAGCTGGTCCGAGATGACCATCACCCCCACCCCCGACCAAGGGGCCCCGATCGACGGTGGCAAGGTGCCCTGCGTCAACTAG